One part of the Bdellovibrio sp. KM01 genome encodes these proteins:
- a CDS encoding YkgJ family cysteine cluster protein: protein MEEFKFTGKEWWREGVRFECTGSGKCCTSHGEYGFVYLNLEDRQRFAKHLKISTSAFTRRYCEKTGGIWHLKEDPKNTDCMFLKGKGCGVYEARPTQCRTWPFWPEVMNAKSWAKDVKAFCPGVGRGKVVPAESIERQLREQIESEKGWGK, encoded by the coding sequence GTGGAAGAGTTCAAGTTCACAGGAAAAGAATGGTGGCGTGAAGGCGTTCGTTTCGAATGCACTGGCTCAGGCAAATGCTGTACTTCCCATGGCGAGTACGGATTTGTGTATTTGAACCTTGAGGACCGCCAACGTTTTGCCAAGCACTTGAAAATCAGCACTTCGGCCTTCACTCGTCGCTACTGCGAAAAAACCGGCGGCATCTGGCACTTGAAAGAAGATCCAAAAAATACGGACTGCATGTTCCTTAAAGGCAAAGGCTGCGGCGTTTACGAAGCTCGCCCGACTCAATGCCGTACTTGGCCGTTCTGGCCTGAAGTGATGAATGCAAAATCGTGGGCAAAGGATGTCAAAGCATTCTGTCCCGGTGTGGGACGTGGAAAAGTCGTTCCCGCTGAAAGCATCGAGCGCCAACTGCGCGAACAAATCGAAAGTGAAAAAGGCTGGGGAAAATAA
- the fliW gene encoding flagellar assembly protein FliW, producing MIISTSRFGQVELKQEDVLTFPEGLLGFADLRKFVLLDDPSDEIFAWLQSCEAAQIAFPVLEPELFAPAYKANLTKGDMESIKLTATDKARFFSIVTIPDDPTQMTANLKAPVVINVAEKIARQCVLQDNNLAIREPIFTKLQQRVVQNPAVAIKNQSTGIDVATKLHIVRDAEL from the coding sequence ATGATCATTTCAACATCGAGATTCGGCCAAGTTGAGCTGAAACAAGAAGATGTTCTGACTTTTCCGGAAGGTCTATTGGGCTTTGCGGATCTAAGAAAGTTCGTTCTTCTCGATGATCCAAGTGATGAGATCTTCGCTTGGTTGCAAAGCTGCGAAGCTGCGCAAATCGCATTTCCTGTTCTAGAGCCTGAATTGTTCGCTCCAGCTTACAAAGCCAACCTGACAAAAGGTGATATGGAGTCGATCAAGCTGACTGCAACAGACAAAGCACGCTTCTTCTCTATCGTGACTATCCCTGATGATCCAACACAAATGACTGCAAACTTGAAAGCTCCCGTAGTGATTAACGTTGCCGAAAAAATTGCTCGTCAGTGTGTTTTGCAAGATAACAATTTGGCGATCCGTGAACCTATCTTCACGAAGCTTCAGCAACGTGTTGTGCAAAATCCAGCTGTGGCGATCAAAAATCAATCCACGGGTATCGATGTAGCGACAAAGCTTCACATAGTAAGAGACGCAGAACTGTAG
- the flgL gene encoding flagellar hook-associated protein FlgL — translation MRIADKMAFNQVNQNVGKNRSDMSDLQNQAATQKRINKPSDDPLSAARVLAARTEEHGNSQFIKNINNAKSFLEFSDQSLGELSDALVRAKELAISQSNDASGNAETRMVTASEIGQIYNQAVQIGNRKLGERYVFAGYKTQSAPFDHAGNYFGDDGDMKIQTNKDSFVAMNISGNKVFTGRGLDGDGVVRPRYETPTTVQEVQEFKQEEIDRLQKNEDVERNFLMTRGPAGEFEGNGKHKQDPVTGARGVNIFSVLKGLETSLKANDKVGVQETMDLLDQAISQVVLARSEVGSRVMSVNNTMDSLQKAIVDNKTTASQLEDADAFQVISDINKTDSTLKATLETSGKLIQPSLLDFLR, via the coding sequence ATGAGAATCGCGGATAAAATGGCTTTCAATCAGGTGAATCAGAACGTGGGCAAAAATCGCTCCGATATGTCTGATTTGCAGAATCAAGCCGCGACTCAAAAACGTATCAATAAGCCTTCGGATGATCCATTGTCTGCAGCGCGTGTCCTGGCGGCTCGTACTGAAGAGCATGGGAATTCTCAGTTCATTAAAAATATTAACAACGCAAAATCTTTCCTGGAGTTTTCGGATCAGTCCCTGGGTGAGTTGTCTGATGCCTTGGTGCGTGCGAAAGAACTTGCGATCTCCCAATCTAATGATGCCAGCGGTAACGCTGAGACACGTATGGTGACGGCTTCGGAGATTGGACAAATCTATAATCAAGCTGTGCAGATCGGTAACCGCAAATTGGGTGAGCGATATGTATTTGCCGGTTACAAAACTCAATCGGCTCCCTTTGATCACGCTGGAAACTATTTCGGTGACGATGGGGATATGAAGATCCAAACCAACAAAGACTCTTTCGTTGCCATGAATATTTCAGGCAATAAAGTGTTCACAGGGCGTGGTTTGGACGGGGATGGCGTGGTTCGTCCTCGCTACGAGACTCCAACGACCGTTCAAGAAGTTCAGGAGTTCAAACAGGAAGAAATCGACCGTCTTCAAAAAAATGAAGACGTGGAGCGCAATTTCCTAATGACTCGCGGTCCCGCAGGTGAGTTTGAAGGTAACGGCAAGCACAAGCAGGACCCGGTTACTGGTGCCCGAGGGGTGAACATTTTCTCGGTTCTTAAGGGCTTGGAAACCAGTCTGAAAGCGAATGACAAGGTCGGTGTCCAGGAGACGATGGATCTTTTGGATCAAGCGATTTCCCAAGTAGTTTTAGCTCGTTCCGAGGTTGGGTCCAGAGTTATGTCCGTAAATAACACCATGGATTCTCTCCAAAAAGCGATCGTGGACAACAAAACGACGGCTTCCCAATTGGAAGACGCTGATGCGTTCCAAGTTATCTCTGACATCAATAAGACGGACAGCACCCTTAAGGCGACTCTCGAAACGTCGGGTAAGCTAATTCAACCAAGCCTTCTTGACTTCCTAAGATAA
- the flgK gene encoding flagellar hook-associated protein FlgK, which produces MSKISAMMDTGKRSLMNSQTALQTVGHNIANKSTEGFSRQRVELLSNVPIGEGGLQIGMGARAGVVTRVNNPWLEKQIQKEGMTMGFEDSRADGLSRVEQIYNEQNNKGLNQYVTDFFNGFRELSNNPESLASRTMVRETAVGMVKDFGRVTSQLRGVQEDLDAQIKTTIGEVNEITKEIASLNEKIQTVEVSKVPANDERDRRDLLLKKLGDKIDITWAEGKDGMVSVTAGRTAILVSGTGASELKARQTDTRDRMEIFYQGTGTPANVTEQISGGRIGGALDVRDHVIEDLLGHIDNLAYTLATEVNKAHIEGFDRNGKTGVLFFEQPESVKGAAANISMNKTIFNDVSRIAAGSRADAPGDNTVANVISSLQYKQVMDGGTATMDDYYNTQVGQVGAMVQRAVKSQESQKNVINQLTNIRESISGVSLDEETTKMIEFQKTYDASARLIKTADEMFDTVLNLKRL; this is translated from the coding sequence ATGTCGAAGATTTCGGCAATGATGGACACCGGCAAACGCTCGCTGATGAATTCTCAGACAGCGTTGCAAACGGTCGGTCATAACATCGCCAATAAATCCACGGAAGGTTTCTCTCGTCAAAGAGTGGAACTTCTTTCGAACGTTCCTATTGGTGAGGGTGGTTTGCAAATCGGTATGGGTGCCCGTGCCGGTGTCGTAACGCGCGTTAATAATCCTTGGTTAGAAAAACAAATTCAAAAAGAAGGCATGACCATGGGATTCGAAGATTCCCGTGCGGATGGTCTTTCTCGTGTTGAACAAATCTATAACGAACAAAACAATAAGGGTCTGAACCAATACGTGACAGACTTTTTCAATGGTTTCCGTGAACTTTCCAACAATCCCGAGTCTTTGGCTTCCCGTACAATGGTGCGTGAGACAGCTGTGGGGATGGTAAAAGATTTCGGTCGCGTGACTTCTCAGTTGCGTGGTGTTCAGGAAGACCTTGATGCCCAAATCAAAACAACTATCGGCGAAGTGAATGAGATCACCAAAGAGATCGCCTCTCTGAATGAAAAAATTCAAACAGTTGAGGTGTCAAAAGTTCCGGCGAATGACGAACGTGACCGTCGTGATCTTTTGCTAAAAAAACTGGGTGATAAGATCGATATCACTTGGGCTGAAGGCAAAGACGGCATGGTCTCCGTAACTGCGGGTCGTACAGCGATCCTGGTTTCCGGAACCGGTGCGTCTGAATTGAAAGCTCGTCAAACGGATACTCGTGACCGTATGGAAATCTTCTATCAAGGCACAGGAACTCCAGCGAATGTGACTGAGCAGATTTCCGGTGGTCGCATTGGTGGTGCTTTGGATGTTCGTGACCATGTGATCGAAGATCTATTGGGTCATATCGACAACTTGGCTTACACTTTGGCGACAGAAGTAAATAAAGCCCACATCGAAGGTTTCGACCGTAATGGCAAGACAGGCGTTTTATTCTTTGAACAACCGGAATCTGTGAAAGGTGCCGCTGCGAATATTTCGATGAATAAAACTATATTCAATGACGTTTCCAGAATCGCAGCCGGCTCCCGTGCGGATGCCCCTGGTGACAATACAGTCGCCAATGTGATCTCGTCTTTGCAATATAAGCAAGTGATGGATGGCGGAACGGCAACAATGGACGACTATTACAACACGCAGGTGGGTCAGGTCGGTGCCATGGTTCAGCGTGCGGTAAAGTCTCAGGAGTCACAAAAAAACGTCATCAATCAATTGACGAATATCAGGGAATCTATCAGCGGTGTATCTTTGGATGAAGAGACAACGAAAATGATCGAGTTCCAAAAAACTTACGATGCTTCTGCACGTTTGATCAAAACTGCAGACGAGATGTTCGACACTGTTCTTAACTTGAAACGTCTATAA
- the menA gene encoding 1,4-dihydroxy-2-naphthoate octaprenyltransferase yields the protein MSQIKSVLLAFRPKTLTAALVPCLAATALVKAIGLSWDGHVLFFALAASFLIQIGTNLVNDAVDFKKGADTEKRIGPQRITQAGILSANQVMALGSLCFALAIACGIPLVMKGGMVIVAIGIASVLMGYSYTAGPFPLAYLGLGDLFVILFFGLLAVMGMVFLNTGDWMMEAFILGLQIGFHATTLIAINNLRDHTGDRLVNKKTLAVRFGVKFSRYEIAAMAFLPFVLNLYWWFEGYKIAAIVPMFALPLAVKLTKNVFNTEPGPVYNKFLGQAAGLHLVFGLLITLGFAF from the coding sequence ATGAGTCAAATTAAGAGTGTTCTTTTAGCTTTCCGCCCAAAAACTCTGACTGCAGCCCTGGTTCCGTGCCTGGCTGCCACAGCTCTGGTTAAAGCCATCGGTCTTTCCTGGGATGGGCATGTTTTATTTTTCGCCCTGGCTGCGTCTTTCCTTATCCAAATCGGCACAAATTTAGTGAACGATGCGGTGGATTTCAAAAAAGGTGCTGACACTGAAAAGCGTATTGGTCCACAGCGTATAACTCAGGCCGGAATTCTTTCCGCCAACCAAGTAATGGCTTTGGGTTCGTTATGTTTTGCTTTGGCGATCGCCTGCGGGATTCCGTTGGTAATGAAAGGTGGCATGGTTATCGTGGCGATTGGGATCGCTTCGGTGTTGATGGGCTATTCTTACACGGCGGGACCGTTCCCTTTGGCTTACTTGGGATTAGGTGATCTGTTTGTGATTTTGTTCTTTGGTTTGTTGGCAGTCATGGGCATGGTGTTTTTAAATACGGGTGACTGGATGATGGAGGCCTTTATTTTGGGGCTGCAAATCGGTTTTCATGCAACGACCTTGATTGCCATCAATAATCTTCGTGACCATACGGGCGACCGCCTGGTGAACAAGAAAACCTTGGCCGTTCGTTTCGGAGTTAAGTTTTCTCGCTATGAAATCGCAGCCATGGCGTTCTTGCCATTTGTATTGAATTTGTACTGGTGGTTTGAGGGTTATAAGATCGCAGCCATCGTCCCGATGTTTGCTTTGCCTTTGGCGGTCAAGTTAACAAAAAATGTTTTCAATACTGAGCCGGGACCTGTTTATAATAAGTTTCTGGGCCAGGCAGCAGGTCTGCATTTGGTCTTTGGACTTTTAATCACCCTAGGATTTGCATTTTGA
- a CDS encoding AMP-binding protein — MAETQLSLELYSDDNLILLNPRWPQSDYNDLKKIAETAQAERGLKGHVWIATSGSTAESASATKLVALSKKALMASAKSVNLHLRATNQDVWTQVLPHFHVGGFGIEVRALLSGARVVPALKDGRWDVDFFYDVLVKEKCTLSALVPTQVFDLVEKGYKSPASLRAIVVGGGALEVSLYEKARALGWPLLPSYGMTETASQIATASLESLKESVYPEIELLSHAQAKTNSAGFLEVTAESLFTCYAQNTSDGIKHWDPKNGIWFTTEDRGEVQGNALKISGRSKDYIKIGGEGTNVARLRALLEQSALDFNPQWPMQVTLLDMPSDRLGSEIHMVSTLPAEANLKIAESYSAKVLPFEKIRQTHVVAGIPRSDLGKILWQQLKKLL, encoded by the coding sequence GTGGCAGAAACTCAACTAAGCCTGGAGCTTTACTCTGACGATAATCTGATTTTACTGAATCCTCGTTGGCCCCAGAGTGATTATAATGATTTAAAAAAAATAGCAGAAACCGCGCAAGCAGAGCGTGGCCTAAAAGGCCACGTGTGGATTGCAACCTCTGGTTCCACCGCAGAATCTGCAAGTGCTACGAAGCTGGTGGCTCTTTCAAAAAAAGCCCTGATGGCATCTGCGAAATCCGTAAATCTGCATTTGCGCGCCACCAATCAAGATGTGTGGACTCAGGTTCTTCCACATTTTCATGTGGGGGGCTTTGGTATTGAAGTGCGAGCTCTGCTATCTGGTGCTCGCGTGGTGCCGGCATTGAAAGACGGACGATGGGACGTAGATTTCTTTTACGATGTTTTAGTGAAAGAAAAGTGCACACTGTCTGCCTTAGTGCCGACTCAAGTTTTTGATTTGGTGGAAAAGGGATATAAATCTCCGGCTTCGTTGCGAGCGATCGTCGTGGGCGGGGGAGCCTTGGAGGTTTCATTGTATGAAAAGGCGCGCGCCTTGGGGTGGCCGCTTTTACCAAGTTACGGAATGACCGAGACAGCTTCACAGATTGCAACAGCGTCTTTGGAATCGCTTAAGGAATCTGTCTATCCTGAAATTGAATTGTTATCCCATGCTCAAGCTAAAACCAATTCCGCAGGATTTTTAGAAGTCACTGCGGAATCCTTATTCACTTGTTATGCGCAAAATACTTCAGATGGTATCAAGCACTGGGATCCTAAAAATGGAATCTGGTTCACGACGGAAGATCGCGGTGAGGTTCAAGGAAATGCCCTCAAAATTTCCGGTCGCAGTAAGGATTATATCAAGATTGGTGGAGAGGGGACGAATGTCGCAAGACTTCGTGCTTTGTTAGAACAATCTGCCTTGGACTTTAATCCCCAATGGCCTATGCAAGTGACACTATTAGATATGCCGTCAGATCGTTTAGGTTCAGAAATTCACATGGTTAGCACATTGCCAGCGGAAGCAAACCTGAAGATTGCTGAATCGTATAGTGCAAAAGTTTTGCCGTTTGAAAAAATAAGACAGACCCATGTGGTGGCGGGAATTCCCCGTAGCGATCTGGGTAAGATTCTGTGGCAGCAGTTAAAGAAATTATTGTAG
- a CDS encoding flagellar protein FlgN, giving the protein MDVAVAERAFQKLEANLEELTKIYRTLLDLVRKEKEILIRADREALDENNSIKEELLYKLRAQDSLRSRYAMDLAGVVGGDVENPRLLELAQKMAFNPAAADRLRTQHAALDMLIKRITEINKSNEEHAQTALQTLNGALDNIKETLSGKKTYEKKGGYKSGPQVSGNFVSKEA; this is encoded by the coding sequence ATGGATGTAGCAGTAGCAGAAAGAGCGTTTCAGAAGCTCGAAGCCAACCTTGAAGAACTCACCAAAATTTACCGCACACTTCTTGATCTTGTTCGCAAAGAAAAAGAAATTCTGATCCGTGCGGATCGTGAAGCCTTGGATGAAAACAACTCCATCAAAGAAGAATTACTCTATAAACTAAGAGCTCAAGATTCTTTGCGTTCCCGTTATGCTATGGATCTTGCAGGCGTAGTGGGCGGTGACGTGGAAAATCCACGTTTGTTGGAATTGGCTCAGAAGATGGCTTTCAATCCCGCAGCAGCCGATCGCTTGCGCACTCAGCATGCGGCTTTGGATATGCTGATCAAACGCATTACTGAAATTAATAAATCCAATGAAGAGCACGCGCAAACGGCGCTACAAACTTTGAACGGTGCCTTGGATAATATTAAAGAAACTTTGTCTGGTAAGAAAACTTACGAGAAAAAGGGCGGCTACAAGTCAGGCCCTCAAGTTTCCGGTAACTTCGTCAGCAAGGAAGCCTAG
- the csrA gene encoding carbon storage regulator CsrA, protein MLVLTRKLGESIAIDDHIKIRVVQIKGKQVRLGIEAPKDTKIHREEVYVAIQEQNVQSADVSADKSRSVAKLLKP, encoded by the coding sequence ATGCTGGTTCTCACACGGAAGTTGGGTGAAAGCATCGCTATCGATGATCATATCAAGATCAGAGTAGTACAAATCAAAGGGAAACAGGTTCGTCTAGGAATCGAAGCCCCTAAAGACACTAAGATTCACCGCGAAGAAGTGTATGTCGCCATTCAAGAACAGAATGTGCAATCTGCTGATGTCTCCGCAGACAAATCTCGTTCAGTCGCTAAGCTTTTAAAGCCCTAA
- a CDS encoding (2Fe-2S) ferredoxin domain-containing protein, with protein sequence MIRKEENPWSDALVMICTKCGKSISGMKEANVADNLKMFYKKSLKDSGDGKKIRVVTSSCLDICIDEFQAITVATKDKTESFIMHPEKDRDAFLELLKEKL encoded by the coding sequence ATGATTCGCAAAGAAGAAAATCCCTGGAGCGATGCCCTTGTTATGATTTGCACGAAGTGTGGCAAGTCGATCTCTGGTATGAAAGAAGCGAATGTCGCAGATAATTTAAAAATGTTTTATAAGAAAAGCCTGAAGGACAGCGGCGACGGTAAAAAGATCCGTGTCGTGACTTCAAGCTGTTTGGATATTTGCATCGATGAATTTCAAGCGATCACAGTCGCAACGAAAGACAAGACGGAAAGCTTTATCATGCATCCTGAAAAAGACCGCGATGCTTTCTTAGAGCTTCTAAAAGAGAAGCTCTAA
- a CDS encoding rod-binding protein, producing the protein MFSFLSSIPTGLRNLIKAPLGALRQSSSVTSSNDETKLGSGNGDHARLLRSNGDLEVPVASGNYLLPFVPVKYVASVSLVVFGLLALQARAEMMEIPLRQNPAVQAQVEAREKAEADAKAAAASQAAAAKSGVALDPAAASVDRSKFKAMPSRFMGRPVQKSADEKLKDVSKMYEKHFLGEMMKAMRSTVHESGFIQVNQAEKIFREQLDGEYVDKWSEKGGIGLSSMIYDQLVQRYGAQLGIAKKELKPMGPIALNEKSNFTAHQFRHPGRAKDSMSYRISRTAPPVAGAKAVEASENQVKAPWGGTLRAVRNLVDKQTMVEIEHDNGLKSQVVFLGEVSQIETGKKVQAGETLGILSSEAKSLYWTVEPDHPTGQETVSE; encoded by the coding sequence ATGTTTTCTTTTCTTTCTTCTATTCCCACAGGGCTGCGGAACTTGATAAAAGCTCCGCTGGGAGCCCTTCGTCAATCCTCTTCGGTAACTTCATCGAATGATGAAACTAAATTGGGGAGTGGGAATGGAGATCATGCACGCCTTTTGAGATCCAATGGTGATCTAGAGGTCCCTGTGGCGTCGGGGAATTATCTTCTTCCGTTTGTTCCGGTTAAGTATGTGGCTTCTGTTTCTTTGGTTGTGTTTGGCTTGCTTGCTTTGCAAGCTCGCGCGGAGATGATGGAGATTCCTTTGCGGCAGAATCCTGCTGTGCAGGCGCAGGTTGAGGCTCGTGAGAAGGCGGAGGCTGATGCTAAGGCGGCGGCTGCTTCGCAGGCTGCGGCGGCTAAGAGTGGGGTTGCTTTGGATCCTGCGGCGGCTTCTGTTGATCGGTCTAAGTTTAAGGCTATGCCTTCTCGGTTTATGGGTAGGCCGGTGCAAAAGTCGGCTGATGAGAAATTGAAAGATGTTTCTAAGATGTATGAGAAACATTTTTTGGGTGAGATGATGAAGGCTATGCGATCCACTGTTCATGAGAGTGGATTTATTCAGGTGAATCAGGCTGAAAAGATTTTTCGTGAGCAGCTTGATGGTGAATATGTTGATAAGTGGAGTGAGAAGGGTGGCATTGGGCTTTCTTCGATGATCTATGATCAATTGGTGCAACGTTATGGTGCGCAGTTGGGGATTGCCAAGAAAGAATTGAAACCGATGGGGCCGATTGCTTTGAATGAGAAAAGTAATTTTACGGCTCATCAATTTCGTCATCCCGGGCGTGCCAAAGATTCTATGTCGTATCGCATTTCTCGAACGGCTCCTCCGGTTGCGGGGGCAAAAGCTGTTGAAGCATCTGAAAATCAGGTGAAAGCCCCTTGGGGTGGGACTTTGCGGGCTGTGCGTAACTTGGTGGATAAGCAAACAATGGTGGAAATTGAGCACGACAATGGTCTAAAAAGTCAGGTCGTGTTTTTGGGCGAAGTGTCTCAAATTGAGACAGGTAAAAAGGTCCAAGCTGGCGAGACCCTTGGCATTTTGAGCTCAGAGGCAAAAAGCCTCTATTGGACGGTGGAACCAGACCATCCGACAGGACAAGAAACTGTCTCAGAATGA
- a CDS encoding DNA recombination protein RmuC: MNFVTLIAFFAGALIAGVVVYFKSKAQAMAEKSQLLADVQSLQMKNELLTQNLSETKSLMSEARKQQEELAIRMNTQFENMAQKIFEEKSAKFTDQNHKNISSVLEPLKERIKDFEKKVEESYSTERSERGVLRGELTKLMELNKVMSTETQNLTKALKGETKTQGNWGELILENILERSGLRKGEEYIVQGVDMDLRGEDGQMLRPDVIVNLPDNKHLIVDSKMTLVAYEQYSSAETLEEQERFGKFHIDSLKKHIDGLSEKKYHAADKLISPDFVILFMPLEPAFALAFKLKPDIFQYAWERNIAIVSPTTLLATLRTVTALWKQDRQEKNALEIAKRGGLLYEKFANLLKDIQNLGEKLGAAQKAHEEVTKKLSDGRGNLIDQVEDLKRLGAKTEKSLPQLETT, translated from the coding sequence GTGAACTTTGTAACCCTGATCGCTTTTTTTGCGGGCGCATTGATTGCCGGAGTAGTCGTTTATTTCAAATCTAAAGCACAGGCGATGGCTGAAAAGTCCCAGCTCCTGGCCGACGTTCAGTCTTTGCAAATGAAGAACGAACTTCTGACGCAGAACCTCAGTGAAACCAAATCTCTCATGAGTGAAGCTCGCAAACAGCAAGAAGAACTCGCAATCCGCATGAATACTCAGTTTGAGAACATGGCTCAAAAGATTTTTGAAGAAAAGTCCGCAAAGTTCACAGATCAAAACCACAAAAATATTTCCTCTGTTTTGGAACCGCTTAAAGAACGTATCAAAGACTTTGAAAAAAAAGTCGAAGAGTCTTACTCCACGGAACGTTCCGAGCGCGGTGTTTTGCGTGGTGAGCTGACCAAGTTGATGGAACTGAACAAAGTCATGTCCACAGAAACTCAGAATCTGACGAAGGCCCTTAAAGGCGAAACGAAAACCCAGGGCAACTGGGGCGAGTTGATTTTGGAAAACATTTTGGAACGTTCGGGCCTGCGCAAAGGTGAAGAATATATCGTTCAAGGTGTGGATATGGATCTGCGTGGTGAAGACGGTCAGATGCTTCGTCCGGATGTGATCGTAAACCTTCCCGACAACAAACACTTGATCGTGGATTCTAAAATGACTTTGGTAGCCTACGAACAATACTCGTCAGCAGAAACTTTGGAAGAACAAGAACGGTTCGGTAAATTCCACATCGATTCCTTGAAAAAACACATCGATGGCTTGTCCGAGAAAAAATATCACGCGGCTGATAAATTAATTTCTCCAGACTTCGTGATTTTGTTCATGCCATTGGAACCAGCGTTCGCCTTGGCATTTAAATTAAAACCAGACATCTTCCAATATGCTTGGGAGCGCAATATCGCAATCGTCAGTCCCACAACACTGCTTGCAACCCTAAGAACAGTAACGGCTTTGTGGAAACAAGACCGTCAGGAAAAGAATGCCTTGGAAATCGCTAAGCGCGGTGGCTTGCTTTACGAAAAGTTCGCAAATCTTTTGAAAGACATCCAAAACCTGGGGGAAAAACTTGGTGCTGCTCAAAAAGCCCATGAGGAAGTCACTAAAAAGCTTTCCGACGGTCGCGGCAATCTGATCGACCAAGTCGAAGATTTAAAACGCTTGGGTGCAAAAACTGAAAAGTCTTTGCCACAGTTGGAAACCACGTAG
- the flgM gene encoding flagellar biosynthesis anti-sigma factor FlgM — MKITHNKVGQNLNLTDAGKSDKAAGVAGKAASKIADVKADAIAQAQDESSKVQLSPRAQEAKRIKELAMSAPDVDEAKVAKFRDMIDKGTYKVDAKSIADKMVDEHLEF, encoded by the coding sequence ATGAAAATTACACACAACAAAGTAGGTCAAAATCTGAACCTTACTGATGCTGGTAAATCCGACAAAGCTGCGGGCGTAGCAGGTAAAGCTGCAAGCAAAATTGCCGACGTAAAAGCGGATGCAATTGCGCAAGCTCAAGATGAATCTTCAAAAGTTCAATTGTCTCCTCGCGCACAAGAAGCGAAACGCATCAAGGAATTGGCAATGTCAGCTCCGGATGTTGATGAAGCGAAAGTTGCGAAGTTCCGCGATATGATCGACAAAGGAACTTACAAAGTTGATGCGAAATCAATCGCAGACAAAATGGTTGATGAACATCTAGAGTTTTAA
- a CDS encoding flagellar basal body P-ring protein FlgI, translated as MNKLFKIITLGLVLLAASAEVAQAARLKDIATIRGVRENQLIGYGIVVGLKGTGDGKNEFMSKSMVRMFDKLGVKLEGQDFSSKNVAAVIITASMPAFGKAGNPIDITVSAIGDASSLAGGTLLQSPLRAGNDEVYAVAQGSIIIGGDPKDAHLTSGRIPNGATIERDMTADFATRKMYRLTLINPDFTTAARSVLTINKELGGHYASAKDGGTIDIITPFAYENRGVELLATIESIDINPDMKARVVVNEKTGTIVIGDKVKISKVAISHGSLSVKVGDGKKGTVEEKVAVLEPGVSVGDLVQALNKMGVTPKDLITILQSIKAAGALHGELEVL; from the coding sequence ATGAATAAGCTATTTAAAATTATCACTCTGGGGTTGGTGTTGTTGGCAGCTTCTGCGGAAGTGGCCCAGGCCGCGCGTTTGAAAGACATCGCGACAATTCGTGGTGTGCGTGAAAATCAATTGATCGGTTACGGTATCGTTGTGGGCCTTAAAGGCACGGGCGACGGTAAAAATGAGTTCATGAGCAAATCCATGGTGCGCATGTTTGATAAGCTGGGCGTGAAACTTGAGGGTCAAGATTTCTCAAGTAAAAACGTGGCAGCAGTTATCATCACAGCATCCATGCCGGCATTTGGTAAAGCGGGAAATCCAATCGATATCACAGTGAGTGCGATTGGTGACGCATCATCATTGGCCGGTGGTACTTTGCTGCAATCGCCTTTGCGCGCAGGGAATGACGAAGTCTATGCGGTCGCACAAGGTTCCATCATCATTGGTGGTGATCCAAAAGATGCTCATCTAACTTCCGGAAGAATCCCTAATGGTGCGACGATTGAAAGAGACATGACAGCGGACTTTGCGACTCGCAAAATGTATCGTCTGACATTGATCAATCCGGATTTCACGACAGCGGCTCGTTCTGTGTTGACCATCAACAAAGAGCTTGGCGGCCACTATGCCTCTGCTAAAGATGGCGGTACGATTGATATTATCACGCCATTTGCCTATGAAAATCGTGGTGTCGAGTTGCTGGCAACGATCGAATCTATCGACATCAATCCTGATATGAAAGCGCGTGTTGTTGTGAATGAAAAAACCGGCACGATCGTGATCGGTGATAAGGTGAAGATTTCAAAAGTTGCGATCTCTCATGGTTCACTCTCAGTGAAAGTGGGCGATGGCAAAAAAGGAACTGTTGAAGAAAAGGTCGCAGTTCTTGAACCGGGTGTCAGTGTCGGTGACCTTGTGCAGGCTCTTAACAAAATGGGAGTCACGCCAAAGGACCTGATAACTATACTTCAGTCCATCAAGGCAGCTGGAGCTTTGCACGGGGAACTCGAAGTATTATGA